Part of the Oncorhynchus mykiss isolate Arlee chromosome 23, USDA_OmykA_1.1, whole genome shotgun sequence genome is shown below.
CTGACCTGGGTGCAGTTGTCCTAAGCCGCAATAACCAGCCCTCCCCAGTACGAGTGTGGGCAACTAGCTAGTTAGCACTACCTGTCTGTTCCCCAGTATAGAGTTGACAGTGGTTGTGAGACAATTAGCTAGCTGACAAGTTAGTGTGTGATCATTAAAGTCATGAAAAATATATTGTTTTCAAATTACAATATTTTTCTACTGCTCTGACAAGAGGAAATGTAATGTTCTGTCTTCTTTAGAGAGAGCCACTGATGGCTCCCTTCAGAGTGAGGACTGGACCCTCAATATGGAAATATGTGACATCATAAATGAAACTGAGGATGGGTAAGTAGAAAATAGCTTTCAACTATGCCAATGAATAATATGAAGTCAAAAACACATTTTACACCTCTTCTGGAGCTATGTGAAGTTTGACTCCATTTGTCCCTAGTGACCTACATGTGAATATGACCACGCTTTCTTGTTGAAGATCTCTGGCTTTGTTTGCCGCTTATCAAATACTTGTCTTATCAGAAGCAGTAATGGACTTGAGGATGGATTTGCTCCAAGTGCTCTTCTACTATCTAAGGCTTGGGTGGCAATCTGGTCCATTAACCTTGTTTGTGAAAGTGTTGAAAGCCATTGCCTGTTTCTGTTTGATAAATGGGTGGGAAGTTAGGGTATGTTGATTTGCCCCTACTCCCAGTTTATCTCAAAGTATGAGATTTGATAAAGATTTGATAAAGCCCTATATGAAGAATTCAAGGCCACACCTACCTATCACAGTACGATTGATTTGTTATCTGCATTATAGTGTAACCTAAACTAGAGCCCTCTATTAGACCATGTAAGTAAAACATTGagtgttaaagagtttaagtaaaGTGTTACTAACATTATTTCAGTCAACATGGAGAAATTATGCTTGGTGGTGCTGTTACTACATTGTTACTACACAGTAGACTATATGTTTTGTGTATCATGCATATcatgtgtctgtctcctccctctctgaccCTGTGCTCTGCTCTGTGTGTTGTTGCTGCAGGCCCAAGGATGCCGTCAGGGCCATGAAGAAGAGGCTGAACGGGAACAAGAACTACAGGGAGGTGATGCTGGCACTGACCGTCCTGGAGACATGTGTGAAGAACTGTGGGCATCGTTTTCATGCCCTCATCACCAGCAGGGACTTCATAGACGGCGTGCTTGTGAAAATCATCTCTCCCAAAAACAACCCTCCCACTATCGTACAAGACAAAGTGCTCTCACTGATCCAGGTAAAGGATCACACACACTTGTGTGAATGTGTATGCATGACATGTTTTCCTTTATATTTGATGACTTGAGTAATAGAGTAATATTGAGTAATATAACCAGCTTTCATTGAGTATTCTGACAGAATTGTCTGAGGAGATGATGATAGATTGTCCTTGAGAAAATGGGAGTCATTTGAGGAAGTATACTGTATGGCAAGTGCTTTGAGAATGTACTGTATGGTATAGGCTACATACTGAGGCAGTGGATGAGGGTGTTTGGTTACATGTAGCTGCAGTGTTAACCAGGCAGCGTCTTGCTGGTGTGCTACCTGCAGCCAGGCCACTGGTCCTCTGTTTACCATGGGGATCTCGGGTAACCCTGGCCGATTACCTCAGGTGGCTTCTAGTTTCCCGCTGACATGGTGGCTGTTGATGTCTGCTAGAGCACACAGACCTGACAGCAATGAGGAACCATACGGTTTTTGGCTCAGACTCTGTTCCTATCATCTTGTACAAGTACTGTAACACAAAACAGAGACCTGACCGCAATGAACTGAATGGTTTCTCACCTCGTGCAAGTGTTATATTACAAACACAGCACAGTTTTCTCACAAAGATGTATGTGTAATGATGATACACCAAAGATGCTTCCTTGCTCGGCAAGCAATAGCTTCTGTGGtagcctacattttttttttttgacaccTCTGACCTTAATACTTTGACCACCTAATGAATACTGCACTGAGAAACATGAGAAGATTATACAGTGTATATAACACTTGTCTTTCTCAtctgctttctccctccctcctgtctcccaGGCGTGGGCTGATGCGTTCAGGAGTAGTCCAGACCTGACGGGTGTGGTCCAGATCTATGAGGAGCTGAAGAGAAAGGGTATAGATTTCCCAATGTCGGACCTGGATGTCCTGTCTCCCATCCACACACCTCAGCGGGTACAACTGCCACTGTCACATCCATTTGCATGCATTTCCTTACTCTAAATTGAGTATGAAaatacatctgttgttctgccattTTTCATCAAGTTTATCTGAGTTTTTTGGGGTTTGAgtcttcttttctttttttcatttAAAGCTGTTGACTGGCCCAGAGGAGAACCAAGCCACCGCCCCTCCCCTGGCCCAGCCTATCCCCCAACCCCAACAGCAGCCTCCTGCCCATGCTGTCTCCGCCCCATCGTCTGTTCCTCCCACCTACTCCGCCCCGCAGGTCCCCAACCTTGGCGCCTCTGGGTCTATCAACCCTTCACCTGAACAGGTAGGCGAGAGTGAATTTCCGTTCCAGTTGCACAATCTGATCCCTTCTCAGATTTGTAAGAAGGCTTTAAAATCTTCTGGATAGCTTGCATTCTAAGGTGCATGGAATTGGATCTGAGAGGAGTTGACATGGTATTCCCTGTTCAGATCTGCCGGCTGCGAAGGGAGCTGGACATTGTGCGTGGCAACACAAAGGTGATGTCAGAGATGCTGACAGAGATGGTTCCTGGACAGGAGGACCCCTCGGACCACAAGCTCCTGCAGGTCATACTCCTTTCTCTCTGGTATTCTTATAGCGTGTAAATAGGGCTGGGCTTCTTGGGCGTGTCATGACAAGCGAAAACTCCTAGGCTTTATTTTACGGAGGCCACTTCATTGTTTCTGGTGTACTGGTGAAACTATCTGTAATATCAACAAGTCATTTCAGCCTGGGCAGCACTATATCTTTTGACGGCTAACCCTCCTGTGCTTTTTGTAGGAGCTGAACCGGACGTGCCGGGCCATGCAGCAGAGGATAGTGGAGCTCATCTCCTGTGTGTCTGACGAGGAGGTCACAGAGGAACTACTGCACGTCAACGACGACCTCAACAACATCTTCTTACGCTACGACAGGTAGGCTAGcttacacacacccacccaccactaAGAGATGGCTAACATTTCTGTCTCAACACCTTTCTCCTCTGAGAGGCATGCATGACTTCATGTAATAGTCGTTGTGAGCAGGTATGGACTACTTGTTATTTTGCTTCTCTCTCAGGTACGAGAGGTACCGGTCAGGCAGAGCATCTCAGGGTATCAATAATGGGGTGAGTTAGCAGTCATAGACAGCCATAGAAcgtaacccccccacacacacacacaatgacatccCTTGCTTATTTGTACATGGTTGTCGCATATTTCTGTGTTGAAGTTTCTGTACTTTGTCTTCCATAGCTTGCCTGTTTCTCACATTTCCTCAGTCTGTAACATTGTCGAGTCTGTCTAAAATACAACTGTTCTGTCTAGAGATGTAGGCATGTTAGATCGTCTGTCGATGTCCGTACCGTACCATTAATATGATGTCCACACTGACCGTGGCGTGTTGCCCAGGCATGTTAATGATTTTCATGGTCTTTCTCCTTTCTGTTTGTCTCTATGTCTAGCTGAGGCAGGCAAGTATGAAAGTCGCCCCAATAAGTAATATTTGGACCCAAGGTGGCCACTGTTAACACATGGCTGAACTATATGGACCCTGTACATCCCGTTTTCTCCATGTGGCACGTTTTAACCACCCACTCCCCTCACTAACTGACACAGAGACAGTCTAAAGCTGGGAGTAGTTGCAACTAGACACTGATCTACGGCCTGGTGGGTTTCCTCCCCGTATGGTTAAAGTTGGGATTCAGGgagggtaaactgatcctagatctgtgcctaagggaTAACATCTACCTGTGTCTAAAGATGCACCAACCCCTTCCCCACCACCACCCATCATTCTCAAGAGGAAAGATTATTCTCTTTCGCAGCCAGAATAAAAAACACCCACCCAGTGCAAAGGTCATTGCATGGTTACTGTGGTCACTGCTCATAAATAAATGATAATATCACAGACACACCAAACAGCTCATTCTTCCCCACAAGAAATTGTATTATTGCAATTCTCTCACTAACCCATTCTGGCTGAGTACCTACCCCTCCCTTCAGAAAAAGTCCCACAAACAACAACTTTTCCTCATTCATGGGCAGATTAATGTTTTCCTATGATATTCCCTGACCTCTCACGTGCTTTATTTGCCTGTACCTTGCTGTTCAAGGTAATCATGTTGATGTTAGTCAAATTGATGAACAAAACTGAAGCCAAATGTCAGAGCCCTTTCTGTAATCCCTGTCCCCTTACTTCAGGACTCGTTTGTAGTAATGGAAAATGGAATTAGCATTCTGTTTCGGAATGGCTCCTAAAAGAGTGGTCTTACATTGTCTTCAatgggtctctttctctctttccccctctgtcaTCCCTGGATCCCAGGTTCTCAGTGAGGCTACAGAGGACAACCTTATAGACCTGGGCCCTGGATCTCCTGCTGTCGTCAGCAACATGGTCACTTCCACCGCCACGCCTCCGTCCTTCACCACCCCTGCCGAACGTCCTTCCTCACCTGCCTCCCTCGCTTCTCGGCTGGCCGTCCTCGGTATGTCCTCTAGACTGTTACTCTACACCGAAGTCTATTTAGTAAAAATATAATCTACTTTAACAGTGCTGAAGCATTTTGTTCTCTTTGAACTGTTTGCCAGGTAATTTATATGGCGGCTGTCTTTTTGTTGTTCCTCAGACGTGGGTGCCAGTGTGACCAGCACTCTGAGCTCTCTGCCCAGCTGTAAGCCTCAGGACGACTTTGACATGTTTGCCCAGACCAGGACTGGAGCTCTGCCACTGACCACCGAGACACTCGTCATGTAAGAACACATCATACATGTTCTCCTGTTCAGAGACAGCCCCTACCTCCTAGGCTTGTAATGAATAGAGCATACACAATTAGCTTTTCTACATGACTGACAGTGTCTGTTCTGCACCATACATTTGAAATCTGAATGTTTTATAACTTGCTGTCCTCCTGGTCATTACCTCTATCCTGGCAGAGCTCCTATAGAGGACCTTAATGCTGTAGGTGGGATTGAGCTGCCTCCTACTCTGGAAGTCAGGcagcagcctgcaggaggagTGAGTATTGTGGCTGGTCAACCTTTAGAAGTGCGCTAACATCACTAATGATCACTAACTTTTCCATGTGGTGTGCTGTTACTGTCAGATAGGGCTGTCCCCAACAAAAAATAATCTTGGTCGACTGAGAGTCTTCTGTTCTTAAAACGTGTATTTTTTCATATatacacaccctatgtgtttgaaTAAAATTAACTATATGCACTGCGCTTGTCTGATTCTTTAAGCGCACTGATTgatgaaataattaagacacattAATGATTAAAAAGGGAGCCCGAGATCAAGATAACcagaagaaaataaaataataaataaagtgAACAATGTTACTTTAAATTTTCAACCATACAGTAAGtagagcagcagtagtaacaaccTAATGAAGTGAGGAAAATACTAGGAAATTAATTATACAGTAACAGAAAGAGTACAGTTTTAATTGAACATATTCACATTTAAAAAGCTGGTTTTTATGCTTGATCTGGCAATGCGGTCCAGATACTCAGTACGGAGCATTTGCAGAGCCGCCTGAGGTCTGTGGAAGCCAAATCAAGCACCTCCAAAATGTTGTAACATTACAGAGGGCTCTGTAAGGCTCCGCATTGATGTGAATGGTAGGTGGGAGCTGTACGtgctgtataaacacaaactcccTTCCTTGACAACTTTCTTTACCACAATTCTGCGAAttgcaagaagtatgaatgcccagACTTCTGCAAAGGCAGCATCGCAGTAAATGCTGTACGGCCAATGCAGATGCCGGATTGACCATGCTGCTAGCTTAACTGTCACAGTGGTATTCAGTACAGTATGAATGGCCATGGCCCTAAGTCTGATTGGATTGCACCAGAAGAAGTGCACCTCTGCAAGACCCACTTTAACCTTGTACATTTTCCCATTTGTAAGTTATTATTTGTCTGTATCCTTTTCTCGAAATTAAAATGTAAAACCtgttttcccccccaaaaatctgcATTTTAAATTGGGAACATTCagcgtcttcttggtaagcaaattgaaaatacatttggccttgttttagtttattgtcctactgaaaggggAATTAATCTCCCActatctggtggaaagcagactgaaccaggtttcctctaaggttttgcctgtgcttagatccatttttttttttttttgtatcctGAAGaattccccagtccttaacaattataagcatacccataacatgatgcagccaccactatgcttgaggatatggagagtggtactcagtaatgtattggatttaccccaaacataacacttgtaTTCTGGACAAAAGTGGATTGCTTTGCCAcactttttgcagtattactttagtgccttaaacaggatgcatgtttttgattttttttgattTTTCAAATGTTAttgtgtacaggcttcctttacactctgtcaattagtttagtattgtggagtagctacaatgttgttgatccatcctcagttttatcctatcacagccattaagctCTTACTGttataaagtcaccattggcttcctGGTGaaatccctctgcaactgaattaggaaggacgcctgtgtctttgtagtgactaggggtattgatacatcatccaaagtggaattaataacttcaacatgATCAagtggatattcaatgtctgctttaaacATTTGTTTAACCCATCTACCTTCTTTGCtagtcattggaaaacctccctggtctttggttgaatctgtgtttgaaattcactgctcaaatGAGGGACCTGTAtgtatggggtacagagatgagtttgtcataaaaaaaaatgatgttaAATTCTTATTgtacacagtgagtccatgcaacttgtggCTTGTTAAGCCAATTTttttcctgaacttatttaggcttgccataaaaaagGGGTTGACTACTTATTGATTCAAGGCATTTCAGCTTTTCGTTTtcaattaatttgttaaaaatttTGAATAACATAATtccatttgtcattatggggtatttttgtGTTTGCCAGTGACgacaaatctcaatttaatcaattttaaattcagtctgtaacacactgtggaaaaagtcaaggggtgtgaatactttctgaggacACAGTAATTGAACAGTATTACAGTAAATATATTATGTTTAGTAACTAATAAAATAAACGAAGAACAAGTTGTGGCCCATCACAACAGTAGGCTATTTAAGTCACCTTCAACAGCAGCTTATGATCTCTAATGCTGAACATAAAATGGCATATTTAGGCCTAGGCTTCTTGCAAAAAGCATAGACTATTAAGCATAGACTATTGCACAATTCCAAACGTTAATCCGCCTGCATAATAGCTTAGTCGTCTCTCTTGTCAGCTGTATCGGACTGGCTTACTTAACTTCCTCACATAGACCTGGGCTGCCATTTATTACCCTACTTCCCCAATCTTTTCAAGTTATGAGACAGGAACACCAGCTTGTCAATATTTTCGGACAGAAGGCAGCTCCTGGTTTTATTGAATATAAGCCCTGCCTTGGAAAAGATCCGCTCTGATGGAGTAGAGGTCGCCGGGATGGAGAAGAGGTATTTCGCTGCTCTTGCCAGCTTCGGATACCTGTCCTCATTTTTTCCCCACCAAGCTAGCGGTCCACCGTTGACTTTCGTTCTATCTTGGAGATAATCCTTAATTTCTTCTTTGCTATCCCGTTgatcctctttctcttcctcatctccaCACATGAGcatctccatctctcgctccttGTCCGTTTTCCTTTTCTTTTGTGCAggttcctcttcttcctccgtGGATGTAGAgttgtctcgttctctctcatgGGGCCCTGGCTCCTCTAGCTGTGACGCGCTCAAACTGTCGGCCAGCTGGGACAGGTTGACATAGGCTTCATGCCGTTTTGCAACGTCAAGGAAGGAAAGCAGCTTGAAGCGGGGGTCTATGACTGCTGCTTGGATGTAAAGACTACCGTCAAATATTTGGTCGTTGAGCTGCCATCTTCTGTCAATTTCCTGCACCAGCTTTGTTTTGAGACTCTTAGTGGCAGGGCTGTCGTCCTCCGCCACGGCTAAGTGGCGGCGTTTGAGATGGGCCAGCATGGGTAAGGTTGCAGATAAAGATGTGTTGTCCTCCTCAGACAGCAGCTCCATCAGGGTGACCATAGGCTTCAGCACATTACAAATATCTTCTGCCATGTTCCATTGCGCTGTGGTGAGATCAAGGCTGGGTTCCCTTTTCTCTGTGTAGTTGGGGCTGGAGAGCACGTCGGATATTGGCCATCTATGTTCTAGCAGACACTCTAGCATTCTccgagaagagttccacagcgtGGAAACGTCTTGGGTCAGGAGGTGTTCAGCCACCTTTTGTGGTTTCTGCTTCAGTCCCTTTCTGGCTTCCTTCTTAAAATGAGCCGTGAGGTGTCTGGCTGCAGCCGCAGTGCgacagatggggtcttgttcaaGAGCGGCATTGATGCACAGCTGTAAGGTGTGCCCGGTACATCTGACTCCTTTAACGTCTGCCCATTCCGCTTCCTGCCTCAGTATATCTGCACACAAAACCATGTTTGCAGCGTTGTCATGTACCAAAGCAACCCTTTTACATCCTGGGATTTCATATGCGTCTGCAACTTCTCCTAGTCTCTCTGCAATGTTGGCTGTGGTGGGATtctcctccatttgttttgtctccagcacaagaCACTGCGGTCTCCAGGCCTTGGTAATGAAATGGGCAGAGATGGTCATGTAAGACTCCATTCTCAGGGAGGTCCACATGTCGGTTGTAAAACTTACTGCCTGGCTGTTTTGGATCGACTCCAAAACCTTCTCTTTTGTGTTATGATATTTGGCAGTCAGAGCATGCATAACAGTCTCTCTCTTGGGAACGGTGTAACCAGGCTCCAAGATGTTCAGCATCTTCTTAAATCCCACGCCTTCTATCAGGTTAACGGGCCTCATGTCCAGGGAAATGAAGTCCACGATACCATCGGTTATCTCTTGTTTTATTTTTTCTGAGATGTGGGGCTTTTGGTCCAAGGTGGTTAAACCTGAGCTAGCAGTGGAGGCGCTGTACTGGGGATGCGCCTAGAAATACACAAAGTACATTTTAAATTCTGTATGCTAATATTATGTTATTACATTGTAATAGGCCTATTAAATCTGGTAATGTTCTTTTTTCAATCATATAACACCTGTCAATGTTTTAGCATGCAACTAGAAAAACAAAGGAGGTTAACTTACTGTTTTCAAGTGGTATGTCATATTTGTTGTCGAACTATGGTAAGCAAACCGCTGTTGGCAGAGTTCGCATTCCACTTTTTTGGTGTCATCCTTTACTACAATGAAATGTTGCCATACTGCAGACTTCTTTGACATTTTGCCTTTAATTAGACCTAATAAGAGTTTCAAGTAGCTACCGTATGTAGCAGTAGTTAAGTCTTAGGCAACAGTTAGACAGATTCGCGTGTGCTGTCTGCAAAAAAATATGGCAGATACAGTTAAATGAAAGGGGATGTTTGGCATTATATGTTAATAGTAATTAACCACACAATTCTGCAaacatttgttataaaataataataaatcattatTAACCTTGCACCATTTTGTTCTTGCATAATATAACTATATACAATTTCTGTAGCACATATGTCTTAGTGATGGACTGTACCATCCccacggcctccacaatggattaggcCACAGACAGGCGAGAATGAGACGGGTCTCTCCGTCGACCAACAGCCacacaatcgaccagtcgactaaattgGGTCAGCCCTACGGGCAATACATTATTTTCCACCATTGGCACGTGTGTGTTTACTGTTGGCCTCTGCTCTAACCATTGATCCCAAGCTTACACTCACTCAGAGAAGTACGGATTTCATATAGAGATTTGTTTTTGATGGGATAGATCTTTTTAGCTGACCTGTGGTAGTTTGTGCTTGTTGTTTTGAGCAGACAACCTCTCTCCCTAACAACAACTCTAACATTAAAGTCTAGTGCATGGCCATCCCATCCCACAGTTTTTCATACAGCTTGGAAGATGCTGCCTCTTCATATTGACTGTCACTGCATGGCGTTGcaaagctttcacatggctgtgtGTTAGTTGGAGTGTTTCATGGTGTTTGGTACTGCATGTCATCAATCAGTAGCAGAGGTCTATGTACCATTTATCGAATGGTTTGTTTGCGTTTTTATTAAATGTTAGGTTTAAGTATTGCTTTTCGTGTTATTTCAGTTATTTTTATATTTAAGTTGggtttgtttttcttttttttctgtggATATTTTTGTTGTGGTGCTGTTTGTCCATGACGTTGCCCTGTAGATTCCCATTGGCCAATCCTCTGTCATGGATGACATAGAGGAGTGGCTGTGTACTGACGTGGTGAGACTATGATTTTATTCTGCCtgttttcttttctctttttccTGTTGTATCCTTCCATTTTTGGACTCCTCTTGTTCTTCAGAAATCTAACTAACACATTCCACTTTCTTTGTCTTTCAACACATTTCCTCATCTTTGACCAATCACGTTTCTGATCCATTGTAGCTTTCTGTGTAGTCTTAAGTAATGGTGTGTCCTGGCAGGGAACAAAGGATGATTTCTGTCCTCTTTGGTGCATGGTGGTTTTGTCTTAACATTTAATTTGATGTACGAATATGTAGTAATACTGTGTGTTTGTTGAAGTGAAATGGGGGATCCGCCGTTGTGTGGGTGTAATCCTGTTGGTGGTTTTAAGCACAGAAACTTGTCAATGCTGGGTCTGGTTGTGTTTCAATCAGCACTTTTGGGTAAATGAAAAGTCAAAATGTAAAAGTATATTACAGGAGTTTAAATTCAGAATTCAGGTTATTCTTAAGATAGTTCCACAATGATGCTTTTCCTTCCTCGACAGCAAGGAGAGGAGGGCGAAGAGGGGGTGAccagtgaaggtaggaaacatttATTCACCTCTAGTAGCTAGCATGTATAATATGCTTCCTCTGATCCCTCTCGTCCTCCTTCTAGAGTTTGACAAGTTTCTGGAGGAGCGGGCGAAGGCAGCAGAGACGGTGCCCAGCCTCCCCTCACCCCCTAGTGGTGATCCCGGTGCAACTACCGGTGCTCCCCAGAAGAAGTCTGAAAGACCAGAGGACGCCCTGTTCACTTAGTTTAGtggttttcaaacctctcctcggggacccccagaCATTTCACAatgttgtagccctgaactagcCCACTGATTCAcatagtcaagggcttgatgattagttgagaagttgaatcaggtgtgctagccaTGGAATAGTCTAAACGCATGGAACGcctgggggtccccgaggagaggtttgaaacCCCTCGCTTAGTAGACCTCTCTTAACCTTTTGACTTCTGACCTGACCAGTGCCTGGAGTCCCCAGACTGTTGTCTGTGACAAATCCACTTTCTCATCCTCCCACTCTGGAGCTGTCTACCATCAGCTAAATGTCTGCTACCCAGTAACACATATTCATGTTCTCTGCCAATTTACTACAATGCGAAGGGAACCCCCACGCATtgtacatttttttgtttgttgtttttttgttgaaaGAAACCAGCTTCATTAGGGACAAGGTTGCAATGTATTCCCATAATCAACAGTCCCTATCTAACAGTTGGTTTGGAACTTTCTCCAGCGTAAGAAGGACTGTGGAGTATCAACAGCCATCTTTATAAACCAGCAGCTCACTCTGTCCGGGGGGTGGTCTTCCTCTGAAGGGTAATATGAGACGTACCCTGCCTACAGCACTACAcatattctgctctgttctgacaGCAAGAAGCCATCCCTATCCAGTCGTCCCCTACTCTACTGCATGTGTTAACAGATCCATCCACCCTTCAATCCCTCCTCGGACTGAAAGGGAAGTCCAAAGGGAGCTAAATGAAGTCCAGGGACAGTTCATGTTAACCTTTTTTATAGGTCAGACGAGGGCAGGTAGTATTGAAATATATCATGATATGTATGATTGGGGAATATTCTGGATCATTGTATTGTTTTTACGATGTGTTTAATTCCAAGTATATTATATTGTCCATTATAGCCCCTGACTGGATGTCTTACTTTATCCATTTAACTTTGTTTTTGAGTGTGTAGAATTCTAGAATATTAGTTTGTAGAGATTTATTTTCAGGTTATTCATTGTCATTTGACGTTTTTTAGAGTAAGACAACAATCATTAAATCATTAAATGCACTGCTATGGTTGTTTATTGAGgtgtaaaacattttattttaacgAACAAATAAGTAGTATCGACCTGACAATGATTTTCTGTTCATCCATATATTGGGACAGGTACGATGCTGTTGGGAAGCCAAAGACCAGATATTGTCGTGGAGCCCAAGCATGATTGCATCACATTCATAGTGAATAGAGTAGCTGATAATGCTGTAAGAGTCAGTC
Proteins encoded:
- the LOC110502906 gene encoding TOM1-like protein 2 isoform X1, whose amino-acid sequence is MEFLLGNPYSTPVGHCIERATDGSLQSEDWTLNMEICDIINETEDGPKDAVRAMKKRLNGNKNYREVMLALTVLETCVKNCGHRFHALITSRDFIDGVLVKIISPKNNPPTIVQDKVLSLIQAWADAFRSSPDLTGVVQIYEELKRKGIDFPMSDLDVLSPIHTPQRLLTGPEENQATAPPLAQPIPQPQQQPPAHAVSAPSSVPPTYSAPQVPNLGASGSINPSPEQICRLRRELDIVRGNTKVMSEMLTEMVPGQEDPSDHKLLQELNRTCRAMQQRIVELISCVSDEEVTEELLHVNDDLNNIFLRYDRYERYRSGRASQGINNGLRQVLSEATEDNLIDLGPGSPAVVSNMVTSTATPPSFTTPAERPSSPASLASRLAVLDVGASVTSTLSSLPSCKPQDDFDMFAQTRTGALPLTTETLVIAPIEDLNAVGGIELPPTLEVRQQPAGGIPIGQSSVMDDIEEWLCTDVQGEEGEEGVTSEEFDKFLEERAKAAETVPSLPSPPSGDPGATTGAPQKKSERPEDALFT
- the LOC110502906 gene encoding TOM1-like protein 2 isoform X2; the encoded protein is MEFLLGNPYSTPVGHCIERATDGSLQSEDWTLNMEICDIINETEDGPKDAVRAMKKRLNGNKNYREVMLALTVLETCVKNCGHRFHALITSRDFIDGVLVKIISPKNNPPTIVQDKVLSLIQAWADAFRSSPDLTGVVQIYEELKRKGIDFPMSDLDVLSPIHTPQRLLTGPEENQATAPPLAQPIPQPQQQPPAHAVSAPSSVPPTYSAPQVPNLGASGSINPSPEQICRLRRELDIVRGNTKVMSEMLTEMVPGQEDPSDHKLLQELNRTCRAMQQRIVELISCVSDEEVTEELLHVNDDLNNIFLRYDRYERYRSGRASQGINNGVLSEATEDNLIDLGPGSPAVVSNMVTSTATPPSFTTPAERPSSPASLASRLAVLDVGASVTSTLSSLPSCKPQDDFDMFAQTRTGALPLTTETLVIAPIEDLNAVGGIELPPTLEVRQQPAGGIPIGQSSVMDDIEEWLCTDVQGEEGEEGVTSEEFDKFLEERAKAAETVPSLPSPPSGDPGATTGAPQKKSERPEDALFT
- the LOC110502906 gene encoding TOM1-like protein 2 isoform X3, translating into MEFLLGNPYSTPVGHCIERATDGSLQSEDWTLNMEICDIINETEDGPKDAVRAMKKRLNGNKNYREVMLALTVLETCVKNCGHRFHALITSRDFIDGVLVKIISPKNNPPTIVQDKVLSLIQAWADAFRSSPDLTGVVQIYEELKRKGIDFPMSDLDVLSPIHTPQRLLTGPEENQATAPPLAQPIPQPQQQPPAHAVSAPSSVPPTYSAPQVPNLGASGSINPSPEQICRLRRELDIVRGNTKVMSEMLTEMVPGQEDPSDHKLLQELNRTCRAMQQRIVELISCVSDEEVTEELLHVNDDLNNIFLRYDRYERYRSGRASQGINNGLRQVLSEATEDNLIDLGPGSPAVVSNMVTSTATPPSFTTPAERPSSPASLASRLAVLDVGASVTSTLSSLPSCKPQDDFDMFAQTRTGALPLTTETLVIAPIEDLNAVGGIELPPTLEVRQQPAGGQGEEGEEGVTSEEFDKFLEERAKAAETVPSLPSPPSGDPGATTGAPQKKSERPEDALFT